Part of the Chaetodon trifascialis isolate fChaTrf1 chromosome 1, fChaTrf1.hap1, whole genome shotgun sequence genome, aatgtaataattattgaatagtgaataaaagtaagaaaatcattctaaaagttgatgtttctttacatattttgtagcattgtcggtgggtttgcaaagggggtccccggccagaagctaatgttgcttggggggccatggcatggaaaagtttgggaacccctgcaCTAAGGAATAACGAGGGATTAAGGGCGCTGTCACACTATGTGTCCTTGTTTTGTCTTAAAAAATGTATTAGGTGTCAAGTCATGACTGACATCTTCCTCTGGTGTGAGGGATGGAATTGTTAAATGTGAACCACTGCTGTCCTGCTACAGAATGAAACTAACTGCATTGTTTCAATATACTGTTGCAGAATCATTTGGCAAGTTGTGAGTTTGCCACTGTGCCGTGTCCACAATGCCAGCAGTCTGTGAGAAAGAGCCACCTAGAGGAGCACACGACTGCTGAGTGCCAAAGGAGACCTGTGTCGTGTCCAGATTGTGTGGCAAGCTTTGTTTatgaggagaaagaggtgaTGTTGTCTACCTTATGTAATTGCTCCCACTGCTTTTTCCAGAATAATTCTCATAGGAAAATCACACAGCTGCATTGTGCATCACTGAGGATTAGTCTCCTTACAGTCTggttttctttgcttctttaGCTCCATGAACAGCAGTGTCCCTTTGCCAGTGTGACGTGCCAGTACTGTGAGATGGATCTCATCAGAGACCAGGTGAGTGACATAGTGCCTGCCATGAAAAAGGCCTCAGgtaaatcaaaatgttttcacagttgTGAATTGTTATGTATTTAAAATAACTTCTGTCAGCGTGAACTTCTCTTTTGCTAAAACAATGGAGAACCATTCCACACCCAGTCACAGCCCGCCACAGCTGATGTGGGCTTCAAATACTTGTTTGAATActgattttaataaataaacatgaatgtTGCTAAGACGatcatgttgttgtttcagatgGAGTCTCATTGTGATACAGATTGCCCAAAAGCACCCATCGCCTGTAACTTTAGCATCTTTGGATGTAAGGAAAGGGTAGGTGATCAGATGCAAAGTTTCTTCTATACACAGTTGACAGCATAATCCATCAGAAGTTGGTTTGTTGCACAGCTATTAGTCCCATCGGCCCTGCAGACCCGAcataacaaagaaaaactgtgcCTCTGCAGATGCAGCGCCACAACCTGGCTCAGCACATGCAGGAGTTCACACAGATGCATATGCGCTACATGGCCGAGTTCCTGCGTGGCCTTAGCCTCAATGGCACCACACCCAAATCCCTGTGGACGCTAGGACCGTCAGTTTCCCCTGAGGATCAAGGAGCCGCAGCATCAGGATCAGCCTGTAGCAGACCCAGAGGAGCTGCGAGCTGCAGTAGCAACTGCGCCCCTTGTCAGCCTAATGAGGAGATGCAGAGGctcagagagatggatggaagATTGGTGAAGCAGGATCACCAGCTGCGTGAGCTCATCATCTTAAAGGAAACACAGGTAAAGGATGTCGGTGAGCTTTGAAGTACAAACATGCGCATGTGGTTTGTCTGCGTACTCACAGAATCTCGGATTAGGATTGATGTCTTTGTAATGAATCTGTCCTGGCTGTATGTCCCTGCCAGTGTTTGatctattttctatttttcagaCAGTATTTGATTTCAAAGTCCAGCACACTGGTAATTTTCTTGACCAATTAGTGATTTAATGCTGAGCTAATTAGTAACTTTTAAAGGACAAAGACACACTTGTGTGGTAGTTGGTGTCTCAATGGTTGCACATAAAGGAATACTTTTTTTGTGGAGTTTTGTGTGTACTTGAGTCATTTCGGGCGAAATGTGAATATGGAGAAGAAAAGATTTAACTCTTGCGGTGTAGAAGGATACAGctctagtaaaaaaaaaaaaaaaacttttagcCATGTCTTCATCAGTTGATTGAggtatatttatttttctggaaaGCAAAAGTTCTGtctccatttcctcttttcctgaTGGTTTTGGCGGCCCATTGTTTTACCTCTTGGAGCACATTTTATGTCGTATCATTCCATTCTTCAGCAGTGTGTCTACACAGGAGGCATTTTTCATCCTTCTCAGGCATATCCGACGTAACAGATCCATTCTGTTTTAATCAGTGCAGCTATTTCTCACACTTCAAGTCaactttcttctgttttaaacCTGTAGCGACAGCGATTATGTGTTGTGCTCTGAGCACTGCTTAAATGCGGTTGGCCTACAATCAGTGCAGTGCCTGAACACAGCCTGTGTAGACACAGATGGAGCATGaaagctgttgctgttgctgctctgctaacatgctgctcaTACTACACCCTCTGTGTAAACACAATGTAAGCCTTTGTCATTTGAAACGACTGTCCTGTCTTCCACAGGCTGGCCAGCTTGCAGAGCTCAGGCGGAGAGTGTCAGTATTGGAGGAGACGGTGAAGGAGCTGGAGTGTCACGGTATCTTTATCTGGCGCCTCAGAGGTTTCTCTGTCCACCTGAGGAATCAAGAAGCAGGCCTGCCAGTGGTGGAGCACAGCCCTGGCTTCTACACAGGACGTCCAGGCTACAAGCTGTGCCTGCGCTTACACCTGCAGACCCCCAATGCCCCGCGTTGCTCCAACTATATCTCCCTTTTTGTCCACACCATGCAAGGAGCTTTTGATGGGCAGCTGACCTGGCCGTTCCAGGGCACCATCCGCCTTGCCATCCTAGACCAGGGCCCCGAGGGTCAGCACCATGTGGAAGTGATGGAGACTAAACCAGACCTGCAGGCCTTCCAGAAGCCCACCAACCAGCGCAACCCCAAAGGATTTGGCTACGTCACCTTTCTGCACCTGCATCAGCTGAGTCAGAGAGCCTTTGTTAAAGATGATACTCTACTTATCCGCTGTGAGGTGACACCACGCTTTGACAATATGATTCACCGTGAGACACCAACAGTGCAGCCTAGAGGACCTGAGGCCTCAGTTTCAAGGGACTAAAGTCAAACTCATACCTACTGGATCGTCATCGTTCCAAGATGACAGTACAGTACATATAGTACAGCTCGTTTTAATTGATGGacatcaggaggaggaaaatTCATGTTCCCAGTGAAAATCTGGACACTGCAAGTATGGcagtatttatttctttcccAGGTGTAAAATGTTCAATGTCATTCTTGTTAGAATAAATATACACAGTACAACCACTTTTAATTAACTTTGACATGTATGAACTCACACACGGTACCCATATGCAGAAAGCCTTATAAGTtcaaaatgtgtaaataatCAATATCAGTTCATCATCACCACTTTCTGATGTGCACTTGATGCCTGCAGACTGAATATTACTACTAGACTTTGCTCTCTTGGTCTGGTTGTTGGAGATGGAGCTTAATGCTAAAGATACCTTGTGGAGTTTTTCACCACTATGGAGCATTGTTTTCTGATGGGCAGATTGCCATCGTCATCTTTATTCTCTTCTAGCATGCATGTGGGTCACATGATACACATGCTCAAGCACTGCAGAGGGTAGTAACCAAAATGAATAGTGCAAAACAGGCAAACAGGTGAAATTAAGCCGTGTGCAGTGttacatttttgttgtgtaatgTCCACAGTTTACAGTCCACACTTTAATCTATCTTTGGGTGAAACAATATGCAGAAGAGTGTCATGTCAACTGGAGAAGGTGAAGCAGCAGAGCTAAAAAACAAGTCTGGTCTGGtccatcaaacaaaacacaggatATCTGTTGGCGGTAACATGGCGAGCAGCCTCCAGCAAAAGGTAAAGACTTCTAGCTGATACATTTCTGGATATTTGAAAACAATGCAAGTTTTAAAATATTCTCCTTTGCAAGTGAGgcaggaaatgcattcaactcATTTGTTCGACTTCAAGGACTCATGCTGTTTATTctgactgtaaacatgtttacaggaaaaactccacagggtaccttttAAGTGAAGTCACTATAAGGCAAAGGAAAAGCAAAACTCACATTCACATGCTCTCCAAACTCATCCACTACTTCTGACTGTACTGTTCTTTGAGCATCGCTCAGCCAAAAACTCTGTTCAGCTTGGAGGATTTTCTGTTTCATCAGCACTGTTACACCCACGTTACAGCTCTACAGATTTGTCACTACTGCTTTTTAATAGAATTTATGGTGACTTTCACTCCAGTTCCTACCTAATGTGACCTAGAAGAAATATGTCAAGAGTAAAAACCATATGGTGCACGTTCAGCCTTTACACAGTGTAATTATTGTATTGTTTTAGTCTTGTTTCTTTATCTGTAACATTcaaagtgagtgagagtgagactgTGTAAACAATGATTGATGTGGGTTGCCATTGGATCATATCATATGAGCCAATACTGATGAAAATAGCCTTAAATTAAAGCCAAGGACTCCTAAACTTACAGCCTGTCGTGTTTAACATGTACTGCAATGTCTTGACTGACTTGGAccatacattaaaaaaaatcaacttagtttgatttctgttattttcttccATTCATAGATGACTAATCTGAGAATGTGCTCTACCTTTTGCTGCAATGACGGAACCTGGTAAAATATTCAATATACGAAAGGAGCAGTACGGTAGTTTTGAGCGCATGCTTAGAACGTCATACTACAGGAAGCTGTATTAATAATGTGAAATGCTGAAGCTATCATTTTTACTGATGAACTCAAAAGCTTAACTTTTACTGCAACAAGACTCAAGAACCAGAGAGATGTCTGTGAATGCATTCAACataattttattaatttaaactGAAGGTCCAAACTCAATCGACATTTACTCTAATTACACTATCGTCATACCTCAAAATATCCTAAAAATCTTACATATAGAATCATAATGACCTTTCTGCAGGTCAGCTGTTACCATTGTCTCATTTATTCATCTATGTAAGGAAATTTTTTGTTTGCCCCATATCCTGAGGGACCTGGTCTGGCTGCACCACCTTCGTCCTTGACTTCTTTCTCTGGTTGACTTTCACGTACGTCTTTGGTGCTGGTTGGCTTAGACCCAGTTAGAGACACTGAAATGTAATGCAGTATTGATAttaaaggacaaaatgcaaaagGACGAAAGATAATACAAATCAAGAGTAACAGTTAAAGGCAATGTTGAATAAATAAGtcttcagttttaaaaaaaatcacggAGCTTCCATCTCTTATTGTCTCTGGGAGAGAATTCAGTAGTTTTGGTGTATACTTAAAAAAGGCTGAACTGCTGATTGTCTTATCTAATTTAGCTAAGTAGTTTTCTCACAATTTGATTTAAGGAAGTTGGTCTGCATCCACTTCTTTACTGCAGCTAAACCAGTTGTAACATGGCAAAGGCAAAGGTTTTGTAATCACCTGTATCTAATGAAATATATATCTGTGTGTCATCAGCGTAGCTGTGGATATTTACTTTATGTTCTCTGATAATATCACCTTAAGGAAGCATGTATATGAAAAAAGCAGAGGACCAAGGAAGCTTCCCTGAGGAACACAAAAGGTAACTGATATTCCTCAATACATTATGATGAATTATGAATCACTGTTTAACGTGTCTGATTTTTGTCTTACTTGGAGCTCTTGGAACGTCTTTCCCACACTTGAGGGTGCTTTGAGCAAAGCACTCTGCCATCCAGGACAACACCTCTGCACAGTATTTGACCTAGAGATCAAGCCAGGAATTACATTACATCATTTTACCTAAAAGCTGGAGTTTAATGTGAAACAGACTTTGGAAAATGCAACCTGACTATGTGTCATAACGTGCTGTTGAGGTCTCTTTTCCAGGTTTACCTGAGCATCCATGGATGCCAGTCGTTTCTCTTGGTCCTTGAACCCACCAACAATCCTCAGCAAGCTCTGAACCCTTGGTCACAAGcagaaatcatttaaaaccATATCTAATGCTGCAATAATCCATATTttaccactagggggcagaagaGTAATATAACAGTTACTTTGAGGAGGTACTCTTTAGCCTCTCCTCACTGCTCTCCCAATGCTGCCGCTCCAGTTTGGCCAGGTAGTTCTCCTTCTGCACTGTCTCCCATGTTATCAGCCTCTGGTCGAGCCCTGCTGGCAGCTCTCTCTCtggaaacacatgcatgcagacacacacacacacacggaggcaGTCCAACTAATCAGCTGGTAATTTCTATGGATAGAGCAGGTGAAGGACATCGATATTTAATTTAAGTGTTTAATTTAGCCTGATAAGCCACAAGAAACTATACCAATATCTGTTTAAAGTGAAACAGAATGGCTTAATAGTTCCTGATGGAAATGTCCTGACATGAACAAATAACCTTCATACCAAGATGCTCCTGCTTGGACTCGGGCTGTTTGACTaggctgaggaggagctgagagagatggctgatgatgatgaagggtGGGGCCAGTGCTGGACGGCTGTGGTATTCCACAATCAGGTTGTATCTCTGGAACTTCCAGAAGAtgtctgtgtttccctgcacTACTTGGAATGTGTAgctggggaaaaacaataagaaGCCAACAAAATTAGAAAGTGTGTTggttttactttaaaatgtgtaaagACTAGTTCAACTCATTTCATCAGACAAAGATTTTATGGG contains:
- the traf6 gene encoding TNF receptor-associated factor 6 encodes the protein MACFDSNKGSLGEDSYEGAVGGELSGCALAMLEKERESLLSPSESPGTLISSTSSSLQASPIQGYDVEFDPPLESKYECPICLMALRNAIQTPCGHRFCKNCIEKSIRDTGQRCPVDNEVLSEDQLFPDNFAKREILSLTVRCPNSGCAEKMELRHLENHLASCEFATVPCPQCQQSVRKSHLEEHTTAECQRRPVSCPDCVASFVYEEKELHEQQCPFASVTCQYCEMDLIRDQMESHCDTDCPKAPIACNFSIFGCKERMQRHNLAQHMQEFTQMHMRYMAEFLRGLSLNGTTPKSLWTLGPSVSPEDQGAAASGSACSRPRGAASCSSNCAPCQPNEEMQRLREMDGRLVKQDHQLRELIILKETQAGQLAELRRRVSVLEETVKELECHGIFIWRLRGFSVHLRNQEAGLPVVEHSPGFYTGRPGYKLCLRLHLQTPNAPRCSNYISLFVHTMQGAFDGQLTWPFQGTIRLAILDQGPEGQHHVEVMETKPDLQAFQKPTNQRNPKGFGYVTFLHLHQLSQRAFVKDDTLLIRCEVTPRFDNMIHRETPTVQPRGPEASVSRD